In a genomic window of Phyllostomus discolor isolate MPI-MPIP mPhyDis1 chromosome 5, mPhyDis1.pri.v3, whole genome shotgun sequence:
- the TNFRSF14 gene encoding LOW QUALITY PROTEIN: tumor necrosis factor receptor superfamily member 14 (The sequence of the model RefSeq protein was modified relative to this genomic sequence to represent the inferred CDS: substituted 1 base at 1 genomic stop codon) → MDLVQAWELPRWSLEPTADALRLATVLVFLVCPHYALVMASCKLDEYPVWDYCCPKCRPGYRVKEACRNSKATLCVPCAAGTFTAHLNGLDECLQCRVCDPDMGLVTRKRCSSTANTECGCARGHFCVSQDTDQCAECRPHSVCGPGQQVQDAGTEHQDTVCEDCPPGTFSPNGTLAACQPWTQCSGLLERQVEPGTRSADARCSSWALWLVLLLPLVLCVAPTAVWLTRRHLHGPTQKCCLCQGNRQQAEENAAAAVQTLGVTEVLPDVTTVAVEETASMFPKTDPTADQXPQGAAT, encoded by the exons ATGGACCTTGTACAAGCCTGGGAGCTGCCCCGCTGGAGCCTGGAGCCCACGGCTGATGCCCTGCGTCTC GCCACGGTCCTCGTTTTCCTGGTGTGTCCCCACTACGCCCTGGTGATGGCCTCGTGTAAACTGGATGAGTACCCGGTGTGGGACTACTGTTGCCCCAAGTGCCGGccag GTTACCGGGTGAAGGAGGCCTGCAGGAACTCCAAGGCCACGCTGTGCGTGCCCTGCGCTGCCGGGACCTTCACTGCCCACCTGAACGGCCTGGACGAGTGTCTACAGTGTCGGGTCTGTGACCCAG ACATGGGCCTGGTGACCAGGAAGAGGTGCTCCAGCACCGCGAACACTGAGTGCGGCTGCGCCCGGGGCCACTTCTGCGTGTCCCAGGACACCGACCAGTGTGCCGAGTGCAGGCCCCACAGCGTCTGCGGGCCGGGCCAGCAGGTGCAGGACG CAGGCACCGAGCACCAGGACACGGTGTGTGAGGACTGCCCGCCCGGCACCTTCTCTCCCAACGGGACCCTGGCGGCGTGCCAGCCCTGGACCCA GTGCAGCGGCCTGCTTGAGAGGCAAGTGGAGCCTGGGACCCGCAGCGCAGATGCCAGGTGCTCCTCCTGGGCACTGTGGCTcgtcctgctcctgcccctcgtCCTCTGCGTGGCGCCCACAGCCGTCTGGCTCACAAGGAGGCATCTCCACG GACCCACCCAGAAGTGCTGCCTCTGTCAG GGCAACAGACAGCAGGCCGAAGAAAACGCCGCCGCAGCGGTCCAAACCCTGGGGGTCACCGAGGTCCTGCCTGATGTCACCACGGTGGCCGTGGAGGAGACGGCCTCCATGTTCCCCAAGACAGACCCGACCGCCGACCAATAGCCGCAGGGCGCAGCCACTTGA